From Fusobacterium varium:
AGTCCTTTAGCAGCAGCAGCCTGATTCATCATTGTTGCTGCAACTATTCCTCCAGTAAGAGATGGAAGTCCAGCTATAACATAATCACGACCTATTAAAGGGATACAAATGAACCAGCAAAAAGCTACCATTCCAAATAATCCTGCAAGTGTTACACAAATAATCTTCCATTGAGATTTTAACTGTTCTATACTGATGATAGTACCCATGTGAGTAATACAAAGCATAATAGCCAGCAATCCTCCAAGTGGAGCTCCCAGTCCAGCAATATCAACTATATTCTTTGGAAAGAATGTCCAATATCCAAATAAGAATAGACAAGCAGTGACGAAAACTGAAGGTATCCATGCCTTAGTTCTTGTTCCAATAAATTCACCAGCATAGTATACTATAGCCAATACAATAAAAGCCTGTAAACTGTTCATTACCATACAAATTCCCCCTTATAATCCTTAGTGAAAAGATTTTGATAAATTTCCTAATTATTTTTGATGTTTTCAAGAAAAAAACAAAAAAAGAAAACTTATTTATTATAAAGAAAAATACCACATTTTGACTAAAAATTCAAGAATTTTGTTTGAATAATTAGCATTAGTCAAAGTGATAATATAAAAACTTATTTTTTTAACATGGAATTTAAGCATAAGATAGAGTCAACTTAAAATGAATTATTTCGAAAAATATGTCTAAAAATAATTAGAAAAATTTATTAAAATATAATATAACTACAAAAAATTCAAAATAGACAAATAAATATAAATAAAAGAAATCTTTACAAATAGAAATAAACTTATTATAATTTTCTTATATAGGGTATGATTTTTTATGAAAATAAAAGGCTGTATAAGGAGGAAAAGATGATAAGTTTTAAAAATGATTACAGTGAAGGGGCATTGCCATATGTAATGGAAGCTTTATTAAAAACAAATATGGAACAGACAGTTGGATATGGTGAAGATGAGTATACAGCTCAGGCTGTAGAAGCGATAAAAAAGAGTATAAAATGTGAGGATTGCTATGTACGTCTTTTGGTAGGAGGAACTCAAACAAATCTGCTTACAATAGCTCATTCTCTCCGTCCGCATGAAGCAGTAATAGCAGCAGATACAGGACATATAAGTGTACATGAAGGTGGAGCTATAGAAGCTACAGGACATAAGGTAATTGAACTAAAGACTTCAGGAGATGGAAAGCTAAATGTAGAATTAGTAAGAAAGTCTGTAGAACTTCATGAGGATACTCACATGGTACAGCCTAAAATGGTGTATATATCAAATCCTACAGAAATAGGAACTCTTTATAGCAAGCAAGAACTTATTGATCTTTTTGAATATTGCAAATCTAAAGATCTTTATTTATATATTGATGGAGCAAGGCTTGCATCAGCTTTAGCTTCAGAAAAAAATGATTTGAAACTTGAAGATTATCCAAAATATTCAGATGTTTTTTATATAGGTGGAACAAAATGTGGACTTCTGTTTGGAGAGGCTTTAGTAATAGTTAATAAAGAATTAAGAAAGAGCCAATTTATACGTATCACAAAGCAAAAAGGGGCTACTTTGGCAAAAGGAAGACTTTTAGGGGTACAATTTGCTGAATTATTTAAGGGCGACAATTATTATCAAGTAGGAAAACATTCTAATGAAATGGCTATGACATTGAAAAAAGCATTTTTAGATAAGGGATTTGAATTGAAAACAGATTCATATACAAATCAGCAATTTCCAATATTTCCAGTAGAAATGATAGAGGAAATAGGCAAAAAATATAGATATGAATTCTGGGAAAAAGTAAATGATAAATATTCTGCTATACGTTTTGTTACATCTTGGGCAACTAAAAAAGAGCATGTAGATGAATTTTTGAAAGATTTTGAAGAATTGTGTAAAAAATATAAATAAAATAACTAACAATTTTATTATAAATCAGTTGAATTAAAAAAAGTTTTTTGTTAAGAAAGGTATTTAAATGATAAAACCAAAAAGGTTAAAAAAAGGAGATAAAATTGCTATTGTTAGCCTTTCATGGGGTGGACTGGGAGATGAAAATTTCATTCATAAATTTTATATTGCAAAAGAGAGATTGGAAAAAGATTTTGGATTAGAAGTTATTTGTATGCCCAATGCGCTAAAAGGCAGTGAATTTATAGCACAACATCCTGAATTGAGAGCTAAAGATTTAATGGATGCATTTTTGGATAAGACAATTTCAGCTATCTTTTGTGCTATTGGGGGAGAAGATACAATACGTATACTTCCATATATTGACTTAGAAGTAATAAAAAATAATCCCAAAATATTTATGGGGTATTCTGATAGTACGATAAATCATTTTATGATGTATAAGGCAGGACTTGTATCATTTTATGGGCCTTCTATAATGTGTGAGTTTGGTGAATATGTAAAAATGTTTGATTATACTCAAAGTGCAGTTAATGATATATTGTTTGGAGAATGGGAGGAATATCCTCTTCTCCCAAGTTTAGAGTGGACAGATGAATATATTTTATGGGAAAAAAATAATATGAATATATCACATGTAATGAAGAAAGATATACATGGCTATGAAGTTATAAATGGTTTTGGAATTACAAAAGGACATCTTTTAGGAGGATGTATAGATGTATTTATGATGGCTAATTGTACAAAAATTTGGCCAACTTTAAATGAGTGGACAAATTCAATATTATTTATTGAAACAAGTGAAGATAAACCAACTCCGGAATTTATAAAATGGACTTTTAGAAATCTTGCAGCTCAAGGGATATTGAAAGTAATAAATGGTATCATTATAGGAAAACCACAAGGTGAAATATTTTATGAAGAATATAAAACAGCAATTAAAGATGTTGTAGTTAATGAAGAAAAATTAGTGAATCTTCCAATTTTTTATAATATAAACTTTGGACATGCTAAACCAATAGGGATAATTCCATATGGAATCATAGCAGAGTTAAATTGTGAAGAAAAAACAATAACCTTTTTAGAAAATCCAACAGTATAATAATTTTGCATATTAGTAAAAACATATACTTTTAGTATAGTAAATTGTATATATTGATAAAAAAGACAGCCTCTAAATAATTTAGGCTGTTTTTTATTTTTTCTTAGGAAATTATAATTTGATAAATTTGTTGAAAAAATAAAAAATATTAATTATTTTGTATTTATATTAGATATATTAATTGAATAAGATTAAAATTGACAGCACAAAAAAGCTGATTGTTAATCAGCTGTTTAGCGATATTCTTTCCAGCAAATGGAGCCTGTATGTATATTAAAATATGATATTTTTTTAACTTTCATTCTGGCATTACATTTAAAACAATAAAAAGGATTTACTCCAAAAGCTTTCCATATTTCAAGTTGATAAAAAGTAGAATTGGAATATTTAGAGACATATTTTCTCATGAATTTCATAATATTTTTAAGTTCTGATTTAATATTTCTAGAATAGATTCCAAAGCGCCTAATCATTTTGAAATGTTTAGGGGGAATGTGAATAATTAATTTAGAAAGAAATGTTTCTGCATCTAAAGTAAGCTCAATTCTTTGTTTATCATCAGCAAGACTTTCATAATAGAAAGTAACCTTATTATCATAGAAATCAATAATTTTATATTCTGCGATAGGAGCTCTTGACAGGTATCTGCCAATATATTTAATTGCATAAATATTATTATTTAAATCATTTTTTGCAACATTGAAAAAGAATCTTGTATTTTTGCGATAAAGGTAGTTAGCAGCAGCATAAGCTTTAGCTTTAATTTCAGGCTTGTCATAATTTCCAGATTTAACAATATCAATAACCATTTTTTTCCATTGTCCAGCAATGGAATTGACATGAAAATATTTTTTTTCAAGAAATTGGTAGTTTTTATTGAATCCACCTAAAGTAACAATAGCATGAATATGAGGATTCCATTTAAGATCGCGTCCAAAGGTATGAATAACAGTAATCAATCCATAATGAATGATATCTGAGTTAGTAAAGTATTTAGAGGAATATTTTGAAATTTTATGAATTCTTTGATTTTTTGCTTTAATGTTATGAAATTGATATTTAAAAACATCATTAACAGCATAAGCAAGCTTAGTTAAAAGGTCTCTATCATAGAAGAAAAACATTCTAAGTTCTTCAGGAATAGTAAAAAGGACACTTCTATGTTTAACATCAATAAGAGAAGTGGAAGTTTTTTCAGTTCAAACAGCAGAATAACGTTTACCGCAGGAAGGACAAAATCTAGATTTACAAGTAACTTTAATTTTATGCGCCTCATGACAATTAGGGCATTGAAGAGAGAGAAAAGATTTATCAATAGAACAGGCTAAGAATTTTTGAATAGTCTGTTTAACATCCTCAAAATGCTCATTTTTAAAATATTTTTTGATTTTACCTAAAAGATTTGTTATATTGATTTTAGAGATAATATGTTTGATTTGCATGAATGTCTCCTTTGCATAATTAGGGTGGTAACTATAGTATACAAAAAAGAGAGCTGAGTAAAACATTTTTTTTAAATGTTACTCAGCTTTTTTTATTTTAATTTTTTGAAAAAATGTTTTCAAAATACAAATGAAATGAAAATGTATTATTTTCGTAATTAATCTTTAATTTTAGAAAACTTTGTAGTATAATATGCTTATAATTAAATAGGGGGTTAAAAAATATGAAAAAAAAGTTATCAATGATATTTCTTTTATTAGCAATGGTTTTGTTATCAGTAAATATTTATGCTGAAACAAGTGTGACAGTTGCTCAGAATGCAGATGCAAAAACATTAGATCCAACAGCATCTAATGATGTTCCTTCTCACAGAGTAACTCTTCAGATATATGATAATCTGGTAGATAGAGATCATGGAAAACTTGTTCCAGGATTAGCAGAAAGCTGGACACAAGTTGACCCTTTAACATTAGATGTAAAAATCAGAAAAAATATAAAATTTCATAATGGAGATCCATTGACTGTTGGAGATGTTGTATTCAGTCTTCAAAAAGCTAAAGAGGCTCCAAGTATGATGAGTTTCTATTCTGATATAGATAAAATAGAAGCTGTTGATGATGAAACAGTAAGAATAACAACTAAGAAACCTTTTGGGCCGCTTGTTAATTATCTAGCTCATAAAGGAGCAGGAATAATGAGTGAAAAAGTAGTGAAAGCTGCTGGGGATAATTATGGGCAGCATCCAGTTGGAACAGGACCATTTATGTTTGATTCTTGGATATCAGCTGACAGAATAGTTTTAAAAGCAAATCCTAATTATTATAAAGGAAAACCAGCAATAGATACATTAATATTTAGAGTAATTCCAGAAGGAGTAAACAGAACAATAGCTCTGGAAACAAAAGAGGCAGATATTGCCTATGATATAGATCCTATTGATCACGACATGGTAAGAAATCATTCTAATCTTACTCTTCTTCAAAAATCAGCTTTAACAATGAATTATTTAGGATTTAATACAGAAAAAGCTCCTTTTAATAAAAAAGAAGTAAGACAGGCAATAGCCTATGCAATAGATATGGACAGTATGATTGGAGCAGTATATCTAGGAGCAGCTTCTAAAGCAAATTCACCAGTATCTCCAGATGTATTTGGATATAATAAAGATACTAAAGGTTATGAATACAATGTGACTAAAGCTAAAGAACTTTTAACACAAGCAGGATATCCAAATGGATTTAAAGCAAAAATATGGACTAATGATAATGGAATCAGAAAAGATACTGCTGTTATTTTACAAGATCAATTAAAACAAATAGGAATAGATGCTTCAATAGAAATCTTGGAATGGGGTTCTTATTTAGATAGACTAATAAGAAAAGAACATGATATGTTTTTATTGGGATGGACACCAAGTCCAGATGCTGATTCAGCTTTATATGCAGTTTTCCATTCTAAAAATCATGGAAGTGCTGGAAATAGAACTTATTATACAAATGCGAGAGTAGATGAACTTCTTGATAAGGGAAGAGAAACTACTGTAGAAGCAGATAGACTAGAAAGCTATAAAGAAGCTCAGAATATAATTATGGATGAAGTTCCATTAATTCCATTGGTTTATCCAGATAATAATGTGGGAATGCAAAAAAATATAAAAGGATTTGAACTTGATCCTGAAAATCAACATAACCTTTATCCAGTAAGTAAATAATAAAATATAAAAATAGCAGGTCAGTTGTTTAAACTGCCTGCTATTAGAAATATTAGAATGGGGTTCATATCTTGATAGATTGGCAAGAGGAGAACATGATATGTTCTTATTAGGATGGACTTCAAGCCCAGATTCTGATTCGGCTTTGTATGCTTTATTCCACTCTAAAAATCACGGAAGTTCAGGAAATAGAACATATTTCACTAATTCAAGAATGGATCAGCTTCTTGATCTTGGAAGAGAAAGCACAGTTCCAGAAGATAGAATTAAGTATTATAAAGAAGCTCAGGATATAGTTCAGGAAGAAGTTCCAATGTTAGTTCTTGTATATCCATATGACAATGTGGGATTACAAAAAACAATAAAAGGATTTATACTTGATGCTGAAAGTGAGCATCGTTTGATACATGTAAGCAAATAATAGGAAAATAAAAATAGCAGAACAAACGGGGAAGTTTGCTCTGCTATTTTCATCTATATATAAAACATCTTGGGGAAAGATTTTATACTCATAATATATCAATGAATTGTGACAGAAATGTTACAAAGAAAAAAATAAAATTTCAAAAACAAAAATATTTAATTCTAAATTTTCATAAAAAGAATAACAGTTGTATAAAAAAGTAATTTACGATATAATTTATGTGTTAATAATTTTTTATTTTAGAAGGGAATAGTAAATGAAAGTTTCAATTTTAGGAAGTGGAAGTAGTGGAAACTCTATTTTTGTAGAGAATGATGGTATCAAGCTTTTAGTTGATGCAGGTTTCAGCTGCAAAAAAATAGAAGAAAAATTAAAATGTATAGATAGGAATATAGATGAAATAGATGCTCTGCTAATAACACATGAACATACAGATCATATACAGGGAGCAGGAATAATATCAAGGAAATATGACATTCCAATATATATAACACCTGAAAGCTATGCTGCAGGAGAGAGTAAACTTGGAAAAATTTCGGATAAAAATCTAAAACTTATAACAAAGGACTTTTTTTTAAAAGATGGAATAAAGGTACGTCCTTTTGATGTAATGCATGATGCTGAAAGAACTATAGGATACAGATTGGAAACTGAATGTGGAAAAAGAATGGCTATATCAACAGATATAGGCTATGTAAGCAATACTGTAAGAGAATACTTCAAAGAAGTAGATATAATGGTTATTGAATGTAATTATGATTACAATATGCTTATGAAATGCAGCTATCCATGGGATTTAAAGGCGAGAGTAAAGAGCAGAAATGGACATCTTTCTAATAATGATGCAGCCAAATTTATAAAAGACATGTATACTGAAAGATTAAGAAAAGTATATCTTGCTCATATCAGCAAAGACAGCAATAATTATGACATAGTAAGAAATACTGTAAAAGAAGAACTTTCAACTAATAATATAAAACTTGATTTTGAAATAGCTATGCAGGATAAAGTAACAGATGTCTTTGAACTGTAGGGAGGTGTAGATAATGATAAATGAAGAAGTAGGAGAACTTTGGGAAACTATAAAGTTTGAAGTTGGAGGTCTTGGAAGCAATTATGGAGAAGGAGCGGATAGAAAACTCCTCATAGGAAGCGGAAATAAAGAAGCATCTGTTCTTTTTATAGGAGATGACCCAGATCTTTATCAAAATGAAGATTTAAAAGTTGCTTCTGGTTCTAGTGGAGAATTCCTCATAAAATTATGTGATATAGAAGGAATACTGCCAGATGAATATTACATAACTACACTTGCTAAAAAAGACTGCAAATTTAGAGATTATATGGAAGATGATCAGAATGAATTGCTTGAAATGCTGGATATGCAGATAGCTCTTATAAACCCTGAAATAGTTGTAGCTTTAGGACCAGAGGCAGCAAGGGCTCTTCTCAAAAGAGAAGTAAAAATAGGAGAGGAAAGAGGAAAATTTATTCAATGGACTGGAGGAATAAAACTTCTTTTGACATATGATGTTAATTTTGTAAAAAAATCTAGAAATGATAGTGGTAAAAAATCTAAAGTAGCTATAGAATTCTGGAGTGACCTTAAACTTTTGAAAGAGGAGATGTCAAAAGGATATGGAGAAGAAGAGTATTAGAAATCATATAAGAGAAAAGAGAGAACAGCTTTCTTTCTCTGAAGTAAGAGAAACCAGTGAAAAAATAACAGAAGCTTTATTAAAAAGCAGATATTTTCAAGAATCACAAATAATAATGAGTTATATGAGTTTTAAAAATGAAATAGACACTCATAAGATAAACGAAGCTGTATTAAGAGCAGGAAAAAAACTTCTGCTTCCAAGAACAGCAGGAAAAGAAAAAATGGAAGCTGTAGAATATGGAAAAGGATTTCAAAAAGGAGCTATGGGGATAGAAGAACCTATTGGAGATGAATATATTGGAAAAATAGATTTGATAGTGGTTCCGGGAATAGTTTTTGATAAAACTGGAAATAGAATAGGATTTGGAAGAGGATATTATGATAGATTTTTAGAAAATTATCCAGATTCTGTGAAAGTATCCATTGCTTATGATTTTCAATTGGTAGAAAAAATAGAAGTTGAGGAACATGATAAAAAAGTAGATATCATTTTTTTAAAAAATAATATGATTGAAGCTAAGAAATGTTGAAAAATCTGAGCTAATGTGATAAAATTTTATATTATTAAGAAAAATTAGGAGGTTTCTTGTGTCAGGACATAGTAAATGGAATAATATCCAGCATAGAAAAGGTGCTCAAGATAGAAAGAGAGCAAAATTATTCACTAAATTTGGAAGAGAATTAACAATAGCAGCTAAAGAAGGTGGAGGAGATCCGAACTTCAATCCTAGACTTAGACTTGCAATTGAGAAAGCAAAAGCTGGAAATATGCCTAAAGATATATTAGAAAGAGCTATTAAAAAAGGAACTGGAGAACTTGAAGGAGTAGAATTTTCTGAAATCAGATATGAGGGTTATGGACCAGCAGGAACTGCTTTTATAGTTGATGTAGTTACAGACAATAAAAACAGATCAGCTTCAGAAGTAAGAATGACTTTCACTAGAAAAGGTGGAAATCTTGGAACTGATGGGGCTGTTGCATGGATGTTTAAAAAACAGGGAGTTATCACTGTAAAATCTGAAGGAGTAGATTCTGATGAATTTATGATGGCAGCTTTAGAGGCAGGAGCAGAGGATGTATCTGAAGAAGATGGAGTATTTGAAGTTATTACTGATTATACTGAATTTCAAACTGTTCTTGAAAATCTAAAAGCAGCAGGATATGCTTATGAAGAAGCTGAAATTTCAATGAATCCAGAAAATAAAGTTGAGATCACTGATCTTGAAACTGCTAAGAAAGTAATGGTTCTTTATGACGCATTAGACGATCTTGATGATGTTCAAGATGTTTATGCTAACTTTGATATTGCAGAGGAATTACTAGATCAATTAGATTAGAAAAAAGTATAGTGAGGGGGCTCAAAATTATTTTAGTTTTGAGCTGCCTCATAATTTTTATATAGAAGGAGGGAAATTTAGATGAAAAAAGAAGAATACAGAGATATGTATCAGCCTATAGAAGATGCTGAAATAAAGTATTTCGATGAAAAAAATACAAATAAGCTGAAAAGATTGGGAATAAAATCTTTGTATGATTTATTCTATTATTTCCCAAGAGCATATGATGACAGAACTAATATCATGAAGATAGGAGATCTTCGTGGGGATGAATATGTAGTTCTTAAAGCAACTCTTCTTACTGTGAGTGCGCCCCCCACTAGGTCGGGGCTGAAGATGGTCAAGGCAACAGCTACCGACAATACAGGGATAATAGAGCTGGTGTGGTTTCAAATGCCTTATCTTAGAAAAACTCTAAAGATAGGAGAGGAATATATATTCATTGGTCAGATAAAAAGAGGTTATATATATCAGCTGGTAAATCCAGAATTCAAATTAGGAAGCAATCAGCAGAAACTTGAAGCTGGAGAAATACTTCCTATATACAGTACAAGCAAAGAAATGCCGCAGAATACTCTTCGAAAATTGATGAAAGAGGCTGTGAAAAGCAAATTATATATTTTTCAAGAAAATATTCCAGAAGAAATATTGAAAAAATATAAAGTAATGAATAGAGAGCAGGCTATGAAGGAAATACATTTTCCAACTAATAGTAAAAACCTTGAAGAAGCAAAGAGAAGATTTGCTATAGAAGAACTATTAATTTTAGAGATGGGAATACTTCAAAAAAGATTTGAAATGGATAGCCAGAATACAAGTAAATACGAGCTTGAAGATAAAAAAACCTTAGTAAAACAATACCTTGAAAATTTAACTTTTTCTCTGACGAAAGCGCAAAAGAAAGTCATAACAGAAATATACAGAGATCTTTCTAATGGAAGGATAATAAATAGGCTTATACAGGGAGATGTAGGAAGTGGAAAAACAATAGTATCTATGGTCCTTTTACTTTACATGGTAGAAAATTCATACCAGGGAGTATTAATGGCACCAACAGAGATACTTGCAGTACAGCATTATCTTTCTGTAAAAGATAAATTTGAAAAACTTGGAGTAAGAGTGGAACTTCTTACAGGAAGTTTTAAAGGAAAAGCTAAACAGAAACTTCTTGATTCAATAAAAGAGGGAGAAGTTGATATAGTAATAGGAACTCATGCTCTTATAGAAGAAAATGTAGAATTTGAAAGACTTGGTCTAATAATAATAGATGAACAGCATAGATTTGGTGTAGTTCAAAGAAAATTATTGAGAGATAAGGGAGTTCTTGCTAATTTAGTGGTAATGAGTGCAACACCAATTCCAAGATCATTGGCATTAAGTATTTATGGAGATTTGGATGTATCAGTAATAGATGAACTTCCTCCAGGGAGAAAACCTATAAAAACTAAATGGATAGCTACAATAGATGAAACAAAAACTATGTATGAATTTATTGGGAAAAAATTATCTCAAGGAAGACAGGCATATTTTGTAGCACCTCTTATAGAGGAAAGTGAAAAACTAGCAGCTAAATCTACAGAGGAACTTCTTGAAGAAGTGAGTAAATATCTTCCTGATTATAGAATAGGGGTACTTCATGGAAGAATGAAGAATGCTGATAAAGATGAAATAATGAGCAGTTTTAAAAACAAGGAACTGGATATTATGGTATCTACAACTGTTATTGAAGTAGGAGTAGATGTACCGAATGCTACAGTTATGGTAATAAATAATGCTGAAAGATTTGGACTTTCTGCTCTGCATCAGTTAAGAGGAAGAGTAGGCAGAGGAGAATATCAATCTTACTGTTTTCTTGTATCGAGAACAGATAATGCAGTTTCTAAATCCAGACTTCAAGTAATGGAAGAAACACAGGATGGATTTAAGATAGCGGAAGAAGATTTAAAACTTAGAAAATCAGGAGAGATATTTGGAACAAAACAGAGTGGGTTTAGTGATCTTAAATTTACAGACATAGTTCATGATGTAAAAACTATAAAACTTGTAAAAGATATATGCACAGATTATCTTAAAGAAAATAAAGGAATAATAAAAAACAGATATCTAAAATATGATATTGAAGAAAAGTTTAAAGAAAATTAGAAAAAAAAATTAAAATATGATAGAATATAGAGTAAATTATAGAAAATTCGGAGGGTAAAATGAGATTTAGTAAGAGTTATATAAAAACACTTAAGGAAACTCCAAAAGAAGCAGAAACAGCAAGTCATAAACTTCTACTGAGAGCAGGTATGATAAAAAAACTTACAAGTGGAGTTTATACATATTTACCATTAGGATATAAAGCTTTAAGAAAAGTGGAAAATATAGTAAGAGAAGAAATGAATAGAGCAGGGTCACAGGAAATATTAATGCCAGTACTTCAACCAGCTGAATTATGGAAAGAAAGCGGAAGATGGGATATAATGGGACCTTTAATGATGAAGCTTCAGGATAGAAATAAGAGAGATTTCGTATTAGGACCAACTCATGAAGAGGTTATAACAGATTTGATAAGAAATGATATATCTTCATATAAAGCTCTGCCATTGAGCCTTTATCAAATTCAGACTAAGTTTAGAGATGAAATAAGACCAAGATTCGGACTTATGAGGGGAAGAGAATTTGTTATGAAAGATGGATACTCTTTTCATGCAACAGCTGAGTCATTAGATGAAGAATTTTTAAATATGAGAGATACTTATTCAAGAATATTTTCAAGATGTGGACTTAAATTCAGACCAGTAGAAGCAGATTCAGGAGCAATAGGTGGAAGCGGTTCTCAAGAGTTTCATGTATTGGCAGATTCAGGAGAGGATGAAATCATATATTGTGATTCTTGCTCATATGCAGCAAATGTAGAAACTGCTGTAAGCAGAGTAGAAGCAGCTCCAAAAGAAGAAATAAAAAATGCAGAATTAATAGATACTCCAAATGTTTCTAAAATAGATGATATAGTTCAATTTCTTAATATTCCTTACAGTAAAACTGTAAAAGCTATGATGTATAGAGATATGGGAAATGATCAAGTATATATGGTTCTTATAAGAGGAGATTATGAAGTAAATGAAACAAAACTTAAAAATGTAGTTAATGCTGTAGATGTAGCTCTTCTTACAGATGAGGAACTTGAAAAACATGGACTTATAAAAGGATTTATTGGACCATATGGAATAGAATTAGGAGATATAAAAATAGTTGCAGATACTGCTGTAACTGAAATTAATAATCACACAGCTGGTGGAAATAAAATAGATACTCACTACATAAATGTAAATTATGGAAGAGATTATAAAGCTGATATAGTTGCAGATGTAAAAACTGTAAAAGCAGGAGAAACATGTGAAAGATGTGGAGGAAAACTTCACACTGCAAGAGGAATAGAAGTAGGGCATATTTTTAAACTTGGAGATAAATATTCAAAAGCTATGAATGCAACTTTCCTTGATGATAAAGGGGAAAGCAAAGTGATGATTATGGGATGTTATGGAATAGGAGTATCAAGAACTCTTGCTTCTGCAATAGAACAAAATAATGATGAATTTGGAATTA
This genomic window contains:
- the recG gene encoding ATP-dependent DNA helicase RecG, coding for MKKEEYRDMYQPIEDAEIKYFDEKNTNKLKRLGIKSLYDLFYYFPRAYDDRTNIMKIGDLRGDEYVVLKATLLTVSAPPTRSGLKMVKATATDNTGIIELVWFQMPYLRKTLKIGEEYIFIGQIKRGYIYQLVNPEFKLGSNQQKLEAGEILPIYSTSKEMPQNTLRKLMKEAVKSKLYIFQENIPEEILKKYKVMNREQAMKEIHFPTNSKNLEEAKRRFAIEELLILEMGILQKRFEMDSQNTSKYELEDKKTLVKQYLENLTFSLTKAQKKVITEIYRDLSNGRIINRLIQGDVGSGKTIVSMVLLLYMVENSYQGVLMAPTEILAVQHYLSVKDKFEKLGVRVELLTGSFKGKAKQKLLDSIKEGEVDIVIGTHALIEENVEFERLGLIIIDEQHRFGVVQRKLLRDKGVLANLVVMSATPIPRSLALSIYGDLDVSVIDELPPGRKPIKTKWIATIDETKTMYEFIGKKLSQGRQAYFVAPLIEESEKLAAKSTEELLEEVSKYLPDYRIGVLHGRMKNADKDEIMSSFKNKELDIMVSTTVIEVGVDVPNATVMVINNAERFGLSALHQLRGRVGRGEYQSYCFLVSRTDNAVSKSRLQVMEETQDGFKIAEEDLKLRKSGEIFGTKQSGFSDLKFTDIVHDVKTIKLVKDICTDYLKENKGIIKNRYLKYDIEEKFKEN
- the proS gene encoding prolyl-tRNA synthetase, with the protein product MRFSKSYIKTLKETPKEAETASHKLLLRAGMIKKLTSGVYTYLPLGYKALRKVENIVREEMNRAGSQEILMPVLQPAELWKESGRWDIMGPLMMKLQDRNKRDFVLGPTHEEVITDLIRNDISSYKALPLSLYQIQTKFRDEIRPRFGLMRGREFVMKDGYSFHATAESLDEEFLNMRDTYSRIFSRCGLKFRPVEADSGAIGGSGSQEFHVLADSGEDEIIYCDSCSYAANVETAVSRVEAAPKEEIKNAELIDTPNVSKIDDIVQFLNIPYSKTVKAMMYRDMGNDQVYMVLIRGDYEVNETKLKNVVNAVDVALLTDEELEKHGLIKGFIGPYGIELGDIKIVADTAVTEINNHTAGGNKIDTHYINVNYGRDYKADIVADVKTVKAGETCERCGGKLHTARGIEVGHIFKLGDKYSKAMNATFLDDKGESKVMIMGCYGIGVSRTLASAIEQNNDEFGIIWPTALAPYIVDVIPANIKNEEQVKVAEEIYEALLNDGIESMIDDRDERPGFKFKDADLIGFPFKVVSGKRAGEGIVELKIRRTGETIEISKDNVVSTVRELMKKY